In Streptomyces durocortorensis, a genomic segment contains:
- a CDS encoding DNA-3-methyladenine glycosylase, giving the protein MTTSPDRAPLTRDFFDRCVLEVAPDLLGRTLVRHSAGGTIELRLTEVEAYAGEVDPGSHAYRGRTPRNSVMFGPPGHTYVYFTYGMWHCLNLVCGPEGRASGVLLRAGEIDVGVGLARERRISARSDKELAKGPARLATALDVDRELNGSDLFDGPAPALSVLHGTPPPRDLVRSGPRTGVGGDGAHQPWRFWIDGDPTVSPYRAHAPRHRASRRTT; this is encoded by the coding sequence ATGACCACGAGCCCCGACCGCGCACCCCTCACACGCGACTTCTTCGACCGCTGCGTCCTGGAGGTCGCCCCCGACCTCCTGGGCCGCACCCTGGTCCGGCACAGCGCGGGGGGCACGATCGAGCTGCGCCTGACCGAGGTGGAGGCGTACGCGGGTGAGGTCGACCCGGGCTCGCACGCCTACCGCGGCCGCACCCCCCGTAACAGCGTGATGTTCGGCCCGCCCGGTCATACGTACGTCTACTTCACGTACGGGATGTGGCACTGCCTCAACCTGGTCTGCGGTCCGGAAGGCCGGGCGAGCGGGGTCCTGCTCCGGGCGGGCGAGATCGACGTCGGCGTCGGCCTCGCCCGCGAGCGGCGCATCTCGGCCCGCAGCGACAAGGAACTGGCCAAAGGCCCCGCCCGCCTGGCCACCGCCCTCGACGTCGACCGAGAGCTGAACGGCAGCGACCTCTTCGACGGCCCCGCCCCCGCCCTGTCCGTACTGCACGGCACCCCGCCACCCCGTGACCTGGTACGCAGCGGCCCCCGCACGGGCGTGGGCGGCGACGGGGCCCACCAGCCCTGGCGCTTCTGGATCGACGGAGACCCCACGGTGAGCCCGTACCGCGCCCACGCGCCACGCCATCGGGCGAGCCGCAGGACAACTTGA
- a CDS encoding sporulation protein, with amino-acid sequence MGFKRLLASMGAGGASVETELTEVNVVPGGVVQGEVRIQGGSVPQQIEGLNVGLQARVEVESGDQETKQDIEFTKLQLGGAFEVQAGAVHVVPFGLEIPWETPVTMFGGQQLRGMNIGVTTELEIARALDSGDLDPINVHPLPAQEAILNAFGQLGFGFRSADMERGHIRGTRQRLPFYQEIEFVPPTQYRGLNQVELTFVADDREMDVVLEMDKKPGLFSQGSDSYRAFQVGLHDYHRTDWAAYLNQWLAQVGGQRNWL; translated from the coding sequence ATGGGCTTCAAGCGGCTGCTCGCGAGCATGGGTGCCGGTGGCGCGTCGGTGGAGACCGAGCTCACCGAGGTGAACGTCGTCCCCGGTGGGGTCGTCCAGGGCGAGGTCCGCATTCAGGGCGGATCGGTGCCGCAGCAGATCGAGGGGCTCAATGTCGGGCTCCAGGCGCGGGTCGAGGTCGAGAGCGGGGACCAGGAGACCAAGCAGGACATCGAGTTCACCAAGCTTCAGCTCGGCGGGGCCTTCGAGGTCCAGGCGGGCGCGGTGCACGTGGTGCCGTTCGGCCTGGAGATTCCCTGGGAGACGCCGGTCACGATGTTCGGCGGCCAGCAGCTGCGCGGGATGAACATCGGGGTGACCACCGAGCTGGAGATCGCCCGCGCGCTGGACTCCGGTGACCTGGACCCGATCAACGTGCACCCGCTGCCGGCGCAGGAGGCCATCCTGAACGCCTTCGGCCAGCTGGGCTTCGGCTTCCGCAGCGCGGACATGGAACGGGGTCACATCCGCGGTACGCGTCAGCGGCTGCCGTTCTACCAGGAGATCGAGTTCGTTCCGCCGACGCAGTACCGCGGGCTGAACCAGGTGGAGCTGACGTTCGTCGCCGACGACCGTGAGATGGACGTCGTCCTGGAGATGGACAAGAAGCCGGGGCTGTTCAGCCAGGGCAGCGACTCCTACCGCGCGTTCCAGGTGGGGCTGCACGACTACCACCGGACGGACTGGGCGGCGTACCTCAACCAGTGGCTGGCCCAGGTCGGCGGTCAGCGCAACTGGCTCTAG
- a CDS encoding YbhB/YbcL family Raf kinase inhibitor-like protein, with translation MTEPTRAPLPHDFHPEVPAFTLVSDDLAPGAVLGDAQVLAAGNTSPQLRWDGFPEGTKSFAVTCFDPDAPTGSGFWHWVLFDIPASVTELPAGAGSGAFAGLPEGAVQARNDYGSKDFGGAAPPAGENHRYVFTVYAVDTEKLGIDSDASPAVVGFNLRFHTLGRAQLIGEYEAPVSD, from the coding sequence GTGACCGAGCCGACGAGGGCCCCGCTGCCGCACGATTTCCATCCGGAGGTTCCGGCGTTCACCTTGGTGAGCGACGATCTCGCGCCGGGGGCCGTGCTGGGTGACGCTCAGGTGCTTGCGGCCGGGAACACTTCGCCGCAGCTGCGGTGGGACGGGTTCCCGGAGGGCACCAAGAGCTTCGCCGTGACGTGTTTCGACCCGGACGCGCCGACAGGGAGCGGATTCTGGCACTGGGTGCTCTTCGACATTCCGGCGTCGGTGACCGAGTTGCCGGCCGGTGCGGGCAGCGGGGCGTTCGCGGGGCTGCCGGAGGGGGCCGTGCAGGCCCGTAACGACTACGGGTCGAAGGACTTCGGCGGTGCCGCGCCGCCGGCCGGGGAGAACCACCGCTATGTGTTCACCGTGTACGCGGTGGACACCGAGAAGCTCGGGATCGACAGTGACGCGTCGCCCGCCGTGGTCGGGTTCAACCTCCGGTTCCACACGCTGGGGCGTGCTCAGCTGATCGGTGAGTACGAGGCTCCTGTCAGCGATTAG
- a CDS encoding HNH endonuclease has protein sequence MRDTLVLNASFEPLSTVTLNRAVVLILTDKAVVEQSHPELRMRGAAVDIPAPRVIRLCRYVRVPFRRQAPWSRRGVLVRDQYRCAYCGRRASTVDHVVPRAQGGQDTWLNTVASCAEDNHRKAARTPQQAGMPLLKQPFVPSPAEAMLLAMGAGDRAALPEWLDRAAVA, from the coding sequence ATGCGTGACACGCTGGTTCTCAATGCGAGCTTCGAGCCGCTGTCGACAGTGACGCTCAACCGTGCGGTGGTCCTGATCCTGACGGACAAGGCCGTCGTCGAGCAGTCGCATCCCGAGCTCCGTATGCGTGGTGCCGCCGTGGATATTCCGGCGCCCCGGGTGATCAGGCTCTGCCGGTATGTACGGGTGCCGTTCCGAAGACAGGCCCCGTGGTCCAGGAGGGGCGTGCTCGTGCGGGACCAGTACCGGTGCGCGTACTGCGGGCGGCGGGCGTCCACCGTCGACCATGTGGTGCCGCGTGCCCAGGGCGGGCAGGACACCTGGCTGAACACGGTGGCCTCCTGCGCCGAGGACAACCACCGCAAGGCGGCCCGGACGCCGCAGCAGGCGGGGATGCCGCTGCTGAAGCAGCCGTTCGTCCCCTCCCCCGCCGAGGCGATGCTGCTGGCGATGGGCGCAGGTGACCGGGCGGCACTTCCCGAGTGGCTGGACCGGGCAGCGGTGGCGTAG
- a CDS encoding sulfite exporter TauE/SafE family protein yields the protein MSIWEILAVFAAGVGAGTINTIVGSGTLITFPVLLATGLPPVTATVSNALGLIPGSISGAIGYRKELAGQRRRVLKLSAGAAVGGLTGATLLLALPSTAFETIVPVLVALALVLVILQPRISKAVQRSREHTGTTARPDGGPLLFVGLMLASVYGGYFTAAQGIIYLSLMGMLLDDTMQRLNAVKNVLAAVVNSIAALFFLFVAHFDWTAVLLIAVGSAIGGQIGAKVGRRLSPTVLRALIVAVGTVAIVQLLLR from the coding sequence TTGTCCATCTGGGAAATACTCGCGGTCTTCGCGGCCGGAGTCGGTGCGGGCACGATCAACACGATCGTCGGCTCGGGCACCCTGATCACCTTCCCCGTCCTGCTCGCCACCGGCCTCCCGCCGGTCACCGCGACCGTGTCCAACGCACTGGGCCTCATCCCCGGCTCCATCAGCGGAGCCATCGGCTACCGCAAGGAACTGGCCGGGCAACGCCGACGCGTCCTCAAACTGAGCGCCGGCGCGGCCGTCGGCGGCCTCACCGGGGCGACCCTCCTGCTCGCCCTGCCCTCGACTGCCTTTGAGACGATCGTCCCGGTCCTGGTCGCGCTCGCCCTGGTCCTGGTGATCCTGCAACCCCGCATCAGCAAAGCCGTACAGCGCAGCCGCGAACACACCGGCACCACCGCTCGCCCCGACGGCGGCCCGCTCCTCTTCGTCGGACTGATGCTCGCCAGCGTCTACGGCGGCTACTTCACCGCCGCCCAGGGGATCATCTACCTCTCCCTGATGGGCATGCTGCTCGACGACACCATGCAGCGCCTCAACGCCGTCAAGAACGTCCTGGCCGCCGTCGTCAACAGCATCGCCGCGCTGTTCTTCCTCTTCGTCGCGCACTTCGACTGGACGGCCGTCCTCCTGATCGCCGTCGGCTCGGCCATCGGCGGCCAGATAGGCGCCAAGGTCGGCCGCCGCCTCAGCCCCACCGTCCTGCGCGCCCTCATCGTCGCCGTCGGCACGGTGGCCATCGTCCAGCTGCTGCTCCGCTGA
- a CDS encoding SPFH domain-containing protein → MQPIIIVLIILVVLVFIALIKTIQVIPQASAAIVERFGRYTRTLNAGLNIVVPFIDSIRNRIDLREQVVPFPPQPVITQDNLVVNIDTVIYYQVTDARAATYEVASYIQAIEQLTVTTLRNIIGGMDLERTLTSREEINAALRGVLDEATGKWGIRVNRVELKAIEPPTSIQDSMEKQMRADRDKRAAILTAEGIRQSQILTAEGEKQSAILRAEGEAKAAALRAEGEAQAIRTVFESIHAGDPDQKLLSYQYLQMLPKIAEGDANKLWIVPSEIGDALKGLSGAFGNLGGGMPGFNTGGNGSNGGNGNSGAPAVERREEPPVH, encoded by the coding sequence ATGCAACCGATCATCATCGTCCTGATCATTCTGGTGGTGCTCGTCTTCATCGCCCTGATCAAGACGATCCAGGTCATCCCGCAGGCCAGTGCCGCCATCGTGGAGCGCTTCGGCCGCTACACCCGCACCCTGAACGCGGGCCTGAACATCGTCGTCCCGTTCATCGACTCGATCCGCAACCGGATCGACCTCCGTGAACAGGTCGTGCCCTTCCCGCCGCAGCCGGTGATCACCCAGGACAACCTGGTCGTCAACATCGACACCGTCATCTACTACCAGGTGACCGACGCACGAGCCGCCACCTACGAAGTCGCCAGCTACATCCAGGCGATCGAGCAGCTCACCGTCACCACCCTCCGCAACATCATCGGCGGCATGGACCTGGAGCGCACCCTCACCTCCCGCGAGGAGATCAACGCCGCCCTGCGCGGCGTCCTCGACGAGGCGACCGGCAAGTGGGGCATCCGCGTCAACCGCGTCGAGCTCAAGGCGATCGAGCCGCCGACCTCCATCCAGGACTCGATGGAGAAGCAGATGCGCGCCGACCGCGACAAGCGCGCCGCGATCCTCACCGCCGAGGGCATCCGGCAGTCCCAGATCCTCACCGCCGAAGGCGAGAAGCAGTCCGCGATCCTGCGCGCCGAAGGCGAGGCCAAGGCCGCCGCCCTGCGCGCCGAAGGTGAAGCCCAGGCCATCCGGACGGTGTTCGAGTCCATCCACGCCGGAGACCCGGACCAGAAGCTGCTCTCGTACCAGTACCTCCAGATGCTCCCGAAGATCGCCGAGGGCGACGCCAACAAGCTGTGGATCGTACCCAGCGAGATCGGCGACGCTCTCAAGGGCCTCAGCGGAGCCTTCGGGAACCTCGGCGGCGGCATGCCCGGCTTCAACACCGGCGGCAACGGAAGCAACGGCGGCAACGGCAACTCCGGTGCCCCCGCGGTGGAACGACGCGAAGAACCCCCGGTCCACTGA
- a CDS encoding NfeD family protein: protein MDIDAWVWWLIGAVGLGIPLVLTAMPEFGMFAVGALASSVIAALGGAVVAQVLVFVVVSVALIAVVRPIAARHRAGQAGQASGIDALKGRQAVVLERVSGSGGRVKLAGEVWSARSLDDEQVFEPGRQVDVVDIDGATAVVM from the coding sequence GTGGATATCGACGCATGGGTGTGGTGGCTGATCGGCGCGGTGGGACTGGGTATTCCCCTCGTCCTGACCGCGATGCCCGAATTCGGCATGTTCGCCGTCGGAGCGTTGGCCTCATCGGTCATCGCCGCCCTCGGGGGCGCAGTCGTCGCCCAAGTGCTGGTCTTCGTCGTGGTGTCGGTCGCACTGATCGCCGTCGTGCGCCCGATCGCCGCGAGACACCGGGCCGGACAGGCCGGTCAGGCAAGCGGCATCGACGCCCTGAAGGGGCGTCAGGCAGTCGTGCTGGAGCGTGTATCCGGCTCCGGCGGCCGCGTCAAGCTCGCCGGCGAGGTCTGGTCGGCCCGCTCGCTCGACGACGAACAGGTCTTTGAACCCGGCCGCCAGGTCGACGTCGTCGACATCGACGGGGCGACGGCCGTCGTCATGTGA
- a CDS encoding ABC transporter ATP-binding protein gives MSDVLELVDVSVVRDGRALVDDVSWSVKEGERWVILGPNGAGKTTLLNLASSYLFPSRGTATVLGEQLGGVGTDVFELRPRIGMAGIAMADKLPKRQTVLQTVLTAAYGMTATWHENYEAVDEERARAFLDRLGMTEYLDRKFGTLSEGERKRTLIARAMMTDPELLLLDEPAAGLDLGGREDLVRRLGRLARDPFAPSMIMVTHHVEEIAPGFTHVLMIRQGKILAAGPMETELSSRNLSRCFGLPLIVEHTGDRYTAHGLPLT, from the coding sequence ATGAGCGATGTACTGGAGCTGGTGGACGTATCCGTGGTCCGCGACGGACGCGCTCTGGTGGACGACGTCTCCTGGTCGGTCAAGGAGGGGGAGCGCTGGGTCATCCTGGGCCCCAACGGGGCCGGCAAGACGACCCTCCTCAACCTCGCGTCCAGCTACCTCTTCCCCAGCAGGGGAACGGCCACCGTCCTCGGTGAGCAGCTGGGCGGCGTCGGCACCGACGTCTTCGAGCTGCGCCCCCGGATCGGCATGGCGGGCATCGCGATGGCCGACAAGCTGCCCAAGCGCCAGACCGTGCTGCAGACGGTCCTCACCGCCGCGTACGGCATGACCGCCACCTGGCACGAGAACTACGAGGCCGTCGACGAGGAGCGCGCCCGCGCCTTCCTGGACCGCCTCGGCATGACCGAGTACCTGGACCGCAAGTTCGGCACGCTCTCCGAAGGTGAGCGCAAGCGCACGCTCATCGCCCGCGCCATGATGACCGACCCCGAGCTGCTGCTCCTCGACGAGCCCGCCGCCGGACTCGACCTCGGCGGCCGCGAGGACCTCGTCCGCCGCCTCGGCCGCCTCGCCCGCGACCCGTTCGCCCCCTCCATGATCATGGTGACCCACCATGTCGAGGAGATCGCACCCGGGTTCACCCACGTCCTGATGATCCGCCAGGGCAAGATCCTCGCGGCGGGTCCGATGGAGACCGAGCTCAGCTCCCGCAACCTCTCGCGCTGCTTCGGCCTGCCGCTCATCGTCGAGCACACCGGCGACCGTTACACCGCCCACGGCCTCCCCCTGACCTGA
- a CDS encoding chaplin translates to MKNLKKAAAVTMIAGGLIAAGAGAASATVHSGADAHGLATHSPGVASGNLAQVPVAIPVNVVGNTVNVVGLLNPAFGNLGLNH, encoded by the coding sequence GTGAAGAACCTGAAGAAGGCCGCTGCCGTCACGATGATCGCCGGTGGGCTCATCGCCGCCGGTGCCGGTGCTGCCTCCGCCACGGTCCACAGCGGCGCCGACGCCCACGGCCTGGCCACCCACTCCCCGGGCGTCGCCAGCGGCAACCTGGCCCAGGTCCCGGTCGCCATCCCGGTCAACGTGGTCGGCAACACCGTCAACGTGGTCGGCCTGCTCAACCCGGCCTTCGGCAACCTCGGCCTGAACCACTGA
- a CDS encoding response regulator: MADKIIRVLLVDDHQVVRRGLRTFLEIQDDIEVVGEASDGAEGVARTEELRPDVVLMDIKMPGTDGIEALRRLRELDNPAKVLIVTSFTEQRTVVPALRAGASGYVYKDVDPDALAGAIRSVHAGHVLLQPEVAGALLADDNTGTGTGRGSTLTEREREVLSLIADGRSNREIARALVLSEKTVKTHVSNILMKLDLADRTQAALWAVRHGAAG, translated from the coding sequence GTGGCTGACAAGATCATCAGGGTGCTGCTGGTCGACGACCACCAGGTGGTCCGCCGTGGCCTGCGTACGTTCCTGGAGATCCAGGACGACATAGAGGTCGTCGGGGAGGCGTCCGACGGTGCGGAGGGAGTCGCCAGGACCGAGGAGCTCCGCCCCGACGTGGTCCTGATGGACATCAAGATGCCGGGCACCGACGGCATCGAGGCCCTGCGTCGGCTGCGCGAGCTCGACAACCCGGCCAAGGTGCTCATCGTCACGAGCTTCACCGAACAGCGCACGGTGGTCCCCGCACTGCGCGCCGGAGCCTCCGGTTACGTCTACAAGGACGTCGATCCGGACGCCCTGGCCGGGGCGATCCGCTCGGTCCACGCGGGTCACGTTCTTCTCCAGCCGGAGGTCGCCGGCGCGCTCCTCGCCGACGACAACACGGGCACCGGGACGGGCCGGGGGAGCACCCTGACCGAACGGGAGCGCGAAGTCCTCAGCCTCATTGCGGACGGACGTTCGAACCGTGAGATCGCTCGCGCACTCGTCCTCTCCGAGAAGACGGTCAAGACCCACGTCTCGAACATCCTGATGAAGCTCGATCTGGCGGACCGGACCCAGGCCGCGCTGTGGGCGGTACGCCACGGAGCCGCGGGCTGA
- a CDS encoding GAF domain-containing sensor histidine kinase: protein MSHRPPSGLAAVSAALLAMSRHLEVGDVLKTIVASARELLDAQYAALGVPDDHGGFAQFVVDGVSDEQWKAIGPLPRQHGILAAMLHQAKPERLADVREDPRFEGWPDAHPDMSDFLGLPITDGDEIIGALFLANKQCPKPDGGCGFTAEDEELLSILAQHAAIALTNARLYERSRELTIAEERSRLAHELHDAVSQKLFSLRLTAQAATALVDRDPARAKGELQQVAVLAAEAVDELRAAVVELRPAALDEDGLIATLRTQIQVLDRAHTAEVAFESCGVRALPAAQEEALLRVAQEALHNALRHSGAERVSVTLARHGPATVLRVTDDGRGFDPTAVRRAGRHLGLVSMRHRASSVGGRLTVASEPGKGATIEMEVPGG, encoded by the coding sequence ATGAGTCATCGCCCACCGTCGGGCCTCGCCGCGGTGAGTGCCGCGCTGCTCGCCATGAGCCGGCACCTCGAAGTGGGCGACGTCCTCAAGACGATCGTCGCCTCCGCCCGCGAGCTGCTCGACGCCCAGTACGCGGCCCTCGGCGTCCCGGACGACCACGGGGGCTTCGCCCAGTTCGTGGTCGACGGGGTCAGCGACGAGCAGTGGAAGGCCATCGGCCCCCTGCCCCGGCAGCACGGCATCCTCGCCGCGATGCTGCACCAGGCGAAGCCCGAACGCCTCGCCGACGTCCGCGAGGACCCCCGCTTCGAGGGCTGGCCCGACGCCCACCCCGACATGTCCGACTTCCTCGGCCTGCCCATCACGGACGGCGACGAGATCATCGGCGCCCTGTTCCTCGCCAACAAGCAGTGCCCCAAGCCCGACGGCGGCTGCGGCTTCACCGCCGAGGACGAGGAACTCCTCTCGATCCTCGCCCAGCACGCGGCCATCGCCCTGACCAACGCCCGCCTCTACGAGCGCAGCCGCGAGCTGACCATCGCCGAGGAACGCTCTCGCCTCGCCCACGAGCTGCACGACGCGGTCAGCCAGAAGCTGTTCTCGCTCCGCCTCACCGCCCAGGCCGCCACCGCCCTCGTCGACCGCGACCCGGCCCGCGCCAAGGGCGAGCTCCAGCAGGTCGCCGTCCTCGCCGCCGAAGCGGTCGACGAGCTACGGGCCGCGGTCGTGGAGCTGCGCCCCGCCGCGCTCGACGAGGACGGGCTCATCGCCACACTCCGCACCCAGATCCAGGTCCTGGACCGGGCGCACACCGCCGAGGTCGCCTTCGAGAGCTGCGGGGTGCGCGCGCTGCCCGCCGCCCAGGAGGAGGCGCTGCTCCGGGTCGCCCAGGAGGCCCTGCACAACGCCCTGCGCCACTCCGGCGCGGAACGAGTGAGCGTCACCCTGGCCCGGCACGGCCCCGCGACCGTCCTGCGCGTCACCGACGACGGCCGGGGGTTCGACCCCACCGCTGTCCGGCGGGCGGGCCGCCACCTCGGCCTCGTCTCCATGCGCCACCGGGCGAGCAGCGTCGGCGGCCGACTCACCGTTGCCTCGGAGCCCGGCAAGGGCGCCACGATCGAGATGGAGGTCCCCGGTGGCTGA
- a CDS encoding transglycosylase SLT domain-containing protein, whose product MSANRIPSRLRRLNKVQKISVAGVSALGVAALTFSLVPSNAEAEIAPQAAAAAAPVALTAAAGSAQAKTVQNSMIEQHSTAEQLVKAADAAKAKAAAETKAAAAKAKAASQAKAKAAAAAKAKAAQAKADAKKRESEAASRSTARKPVYANNLDGWIREAMAIMKKEGIPGSYDGIHRNIMRESSGNRWAINNWDINARNGVPSKGLLQVIQPTFDRYHVAGTKKDLYDPVANIVAACNYAADRYGSMDNVNGAY is encoded by the coding sequence ATGTCCGCGAACCGCATTCCCAGTCGTCTTCGTCGTCTGAACAAGGTCCAGAAGATCTCCGTGGCCGGTGTGTCGGCCCTGGGCGTCGCCGCCCTGACCTTCTCGCTCGTCCCGTCGAACGCCGAGGCCGAGATTGCTCCGCAGGCAGCAGCCGCCGCTGCGCCCGTGGCTCTCACCGCCGCCGCGGGTTCCGCACAGGCCAAGACCGTGCAGAACAGCATGATCGAGCAGCACTCCACCGCTGAGCAGCTGGTGAAGGCCGCCGACGCCGCCAAGGCGAAGGCCGCCGCCGAGACCAAGGCCGCCGCTGCCAAGGCCAAGGCCGCGTCCCAGGCGAAGGCCAAGGCCGCTGCCGCCGCCAAGGCCAAGGCCGCCCAGGCCAAGGCCGACGCGAAGAAGCGCGAGTCCGAGGCCGCCAGCCGCTCCACCGCGCGCAAGCCCGTCTACGCCAACAACCTCGACGGCTGGATCCGCGAAGCCATGGCGATCATGAAGAAGGAAGGCATCCCGGGCTCCTACGACGGGATCCACCGCAACATCATGCGGGAGTCCAGCGGTAACCGCTGGGCCATCAACAACTGGGACATCAACGCCCGCAACGGCGTCCCCTCCAAGGGCCTGCTCCAGGTGATCCAGCCGACCTTCGACCGCTACCACGTGGCGGGCACCAAGAAGGACCTGTACGACCCGGTCGCCAACATCGTCGCGGCCTGCAACTACGCGGCCGACCGCTACGGCTCCATGGACAACGTGAACGGCGCGTACTGA